The following coding sequences lie in one Rutidosis leptorrhynchoides isolate AG116_Rl617_1_P2 chromosome 4, CSIRO_AGI_Rlap_v1, whole genome shotgun sequence genomic window:
- the LOC139842482 gene encoding protein ALP1-like, whose amino-acid sequence MVRALFKMFNIWDSDDEDDLDYLRALAEELDADEAEEAANDERVRKPRVYLRRDHEEACHPTIVLEAVASYDTWIWHTFFGVAGANNDVNVLNQSSLFDDIKNRNAPVAPFTVNGNDYLNGYYLVDEIYPDWATLMKAYSTPTDEPRAKFKQFQESARKDVERTFDVLQGRFHILQMVGRPHSVNKLRRILYCCVLLHNMIVEDNGFNITWLEEELLATDEANPNYVRNRSTSRDVREQEIRDRNVHDQLRHDLTEHIWSLPPNFRTMNA is encoded by the exons ATGGTAAGAGCGttgtttaaaatgtttaatatttggGATTCCGACGATGAAGACGATTTGGATTATTTACGAGCATTGGCCGAAGAATTGGATGCTGACGAAGCTGAAGAAGCTGCCAACGATGAACGAGTTCGAAAGCCTCGAGTTTACCTTCGTAGAGATCATGAAGAAGCAT GTCACCCAACCATCGTTCTAGAAGCAGTTGCTTCATATGATACGTGGATTTGGCATACATTCTTTGGTGTTGCGGGTGCTAACAACGATGTGAATGTTTTGAATCAATCTTCGTTATTCGATGACATCAAAAATAGAAATGCACCAGTTGCTCCATTTACTGTGAATGGCAATGATTACTTGAATGGTTATTATTTAGTCGATGAAATTTATCCAGATTGGGCAACATTAATGAAGGCGTATTCGACACCAACCGATGAACCACGTGCAAAATTCAAACAATTTCAAGAAAGTGCACGTAAAGATGTCGAGAGAACATTCGATGTTCTTCAAGGTAGATTCCATATTCTACAAATGGTTGGACGACCACATAGTGTGAACAAGTTAAGAcgaatattgtattgttgtgtgctCTTGCACAATATGATAGTCGAGGATAACGGATTTAACATTACATGGCTCGAGGAAGAATTACTTGCCACTGATGAAGCAAATCCTAACTATGTAAGGAATCGATCTACAAGTCGTGATGTAAGAGAACAAGAAATACGAGATAGAAACGTTCATGACCAACTTCGACATGATCTTACTGAACACATTTGGAGCCTTCCACCAAACTTTAGAACTATGAATGCTTAA